GGCGAGCTGGCCCCGAACACGCTCATCCGGCCGGCGTCGGCCCGGACCAGCCCGAGCAGGGCGCGCAGCGTGGTCGTCTTGCCCGAGCCGTTCGGCCCGAGGAAACCGTGGATCTGCCCGGCGTCGACCCGCAGGTCGAAACCGTCGACGGCGACCCGGTGCCCCTGCCGCACGCTGTGGAACGTCTTGCGCAGGCCGTCGATCTCGATCACCGCGCTCATCGGCGCGGCTCCTGGCAGCGGTCGGGCATGAACCGTCCTCCGGGGTTGGTGACCAACGACACGGCGCCCCACCCTATGGCCACCGGGCCGCCCATGGGGGGCACCGCGGCGGTGCGTGGTTGGATGGTCGGGTGAACGTGGACCCGGATCTGGTGGTCAGCCTCGACGGTGTCGGCGTACGCCGCTCCGGCACCGCGCTGCTGCACGACGTGGACTGGCGGGTGGAGCTGGACGAGCGCTGGGTGGTGCTCGGGCCCAACGGCGCCGGCAAGACGACCCTGCTCAACCTGGCGGCCGGCCGGCTGCACCCGACGGTCGGCGCCGCGCACGTGCTCGGCGAGCGGATCGGTCGGACCGACGTCAACGAGCTGCGGACCCGCATCGGTCTCTCCACCGCCGCGCTGGCCGAGCGGGTGCCCGCCGAGGAGCGGGTCACCGACGTGGTGGTCACCGCCGCCTGGTCGGTGGTCGGCCGCTGGCGGGAGAGCTACGACCGCAGCGACACCAACCGGGCCCGGGCGCTGCTCGGCCAGCTCGGCATCGGGCACCTCGCCGAGCGGGCGTACGGGACGCTGTCGGAGGGGGAGCGCAAGCGGGTGCAGATCGCCCGTGCGCTGATGACCGACCCCGAGCTGCTGCTGCTCGACGAGCCGGCCGCCGGGCTCGACCTGGGCGGTCGCGAGGACCTGGTGGCCCGGCTGGCCGAGCTGGCGTACGACCCGGACGCGCCGGCGCTGGTGCTGGTGACCCACCACGTCGAGGAGATCCCGCCCGGCTTCACCCACGCGCTGCTGCTGCGCGAGGGGGGCGTGGTGGCGCAGGGCCTGCTCGCCGAGACGCTCACCGGTGACAACCTGTCGAAGACCTTCGGCCTGCCGCTGGTGGTCGAGCGGCACGGCGAGCGGTACACCGCGCGCGCCGCCTGAGCGACAGGAGTGACGAACATGCGCCAGACCCGGGTGGCCGTGGTGGGCAGCGCCAACATGGACCTGGTGGGGACGGCACCGGCCCTGCCCCGGCCGGGCGAGACGGTGCTCGGCAGCGACTTCGTCATGCTGCCCGGCGGCAAGGGCGCCAACCAGGCCATCGCGGCGGTCCGCGCGGGCGCGTCCTGCGTCTTCCTCGGCGCGATCGGCTCCGACGCCTTCGGGGTCACCCTGAAGGCCCGGATCACCGCCGCCGGGGTGGACACCGGCCAGCTCCGGGTGGTCTACGGCGCGTCCGGGGTGGCCCTGGTCATGGTCGGGGCCGAGGGGGAGAACGCGATCCTGGTGACCCCGGGCGCGAACAGCGCGTTCACCGGGCTCACCGAGGGCGAGCTGCACGCCGTACGCGAGGCGGACGTGCTGGTCGCGCAGGTGGAGGTGCCGCTCGAGACGGTGACCGAGGCGGCCGTCGCCGCCCACGCCGCGGGCACCCGGGTGGTGCTCAACGCCGCCCCCGCCCGCACTTTGCCGGCGGAGCTGCTCGCCGCGGTGGACCTGCTGGTGGTCAACGAGACCGAGGCCGTGACGCTCACCGGCCAGGGGCGGGACGACCCGCGCGCGCTGCTCGCCCTGGTGCCCCGGGCGGTGCTCACCCTCGGTGGGCACGGCGCCTGGTACGTCGACCGGGACGGTGCGACGGTGCACGTGCCGCCGGTCAAGGTGGACGTGGTCGACTCCACCGCCGCCGGGGACGCCTTCACCGCCGCCCTCGCCGTGGCCTGGGGCGAGGGGCGGGAACTGCTCGACGCGGTGCACTGGGCGGCGGCGGCCGGCGCGGCCTGCGTACGCCGGCTCGGTGCCTCGGTGGCGCTGCCCCGCCGCGTCGAGATCGACGAGCTGTACGCCCCGCCGGCCTGACCTGCCGCACGCGTGACCTGCCGGCGGCCGGACCTGCCGGCGGCCCGTGCCGCGGCCTGACCTACGGACGGTCGTGCCACGGCCTGACCTGCCGGTTCCGGCGCGGCCGGCCTCAGTCGTCGGTCAGCTTCTCGCCCCGGCGGCGCAGCATGCCCAGCCCGGGGATGCCGGCGACGGCCAGCTTGAGGTCGCGGGTGACGTCGAGCAGGTCGTGCAGGTCCGGGCCGACCCGGTCGAGGGTGGCCAGGATCGGCAGGATGTCCGAGGTCAGGTGCTCCTTGAGCTTGGGCAGCTCGTCGACGAGCCGGATGGCTGCGGTCACCTCCTCCGGGCTGAGCTGCTCGATGAAGCGGGCCGCCATCGGCGCGGCCCGGCGCAACGCCGGCTCGTACGCGGCCAGCAGTTCGGCGGCGGTGCCGGCCCGCCCGGGCGGCGGCGTCCACGGTGCCGGCGGCCCGGCCGGCCACCGCGCCCGCCTCGCCGACCAGTGCCCCGGCCGCCCCGGCCACCTGTTCCGCCTCGCCGACCACCACGGCGGCAGCGGCCGAGACCCGTTCGGCCTCGCCGACCACCACGGCCGCTGCCGTGGCCACCTCGGTGGCGGTCCCGATGGCAGTGGTCGCGGCGGCGCTGATCACGGCGACCTCGCGGACCGCCGCGTCGGCGTCGTCGAGCACCCGGTCGGTGCGGTCGAGGGTGCCCTCAATCCGGTCCACCACCCC
The Micromonospora sp. R77 DNA segment above includes these coding regions:
- a CDS encoding ABC transporter ATP-binding protein, with protein sequence MNVDPDLVVSLDGVGVRRSGTALLHDVDWRVELDERWVVLGPNGAGKTTLLNLAAGRLHPTVGAAHVLGERIGRTDVNELRTRIGLSTAALAERVPAEERVTDVVVTAAWSVVGRWRESYDRSDTNRARALLGQLGIGHLAERAYGTLSEGERKRVQIARALMTDPELLLLDEPAAGLDLGGREDLVARLAELAYDPDAPALVLVTHHVEEIPPGFTHALLLREGGVVAQGLLAETLTGDNLSKTFGLPLVVERHGERYTARAA
- a CDS encoding ribokinase, which produces MRQTRVAVVGSANMDLVGTAPALPRPGETVLGSDFVMLPGGKGANQAIAAVRAGASCVFLGAIGSDAFGVTLKARITAAGVDTGQLRVVYGASGVALVMVGAEGENAILVTPGANSAFTGLTEGELHAVREADVLVAQVEVPLETVTEAAVAAHAAGTRVVLNAAPARTLPAELLAAVDLLVVNETEAVTLTGQGRDDPRALLALVPRAVLTLGGHGAWYVDRDGATVHVPPVKVDVVDSTAAGDAFTAALAVAWGEGRELLDAVHWAAAAGAACVRRLGASVALPRRVEIDELYAPPA